A genome region from Nocardia sp. NBC_00565 includes the following:
- a CDS encoding ABC transporter ATP-binding protein: MTTRQAPAIHVQGLEKSYKELHVLRGVDFDVARGSIFALLGSNGAGKTTVVKILSTLLGADAGTAGVNGFDVATQPANVRESISLTGQFAAVDEILSGRENLVLIAHLRRLKDPGRIADDLLERFSLTDAATRKVSTYSGGMRRRLDIAMSLIGNPSVIFLDEPTTGLDPQARIEVWQTVKELAEHGTTVLLTTQYLDEAEQLADRIAILHEGRIIVNGTLAELKQLLPPAKVEYVEKQPTLEDVFFAIVGDEGKDGDAAASARMSKEQR, from the coding sequence ATGACGACACGGCAAGCTCCGGCGATCCATGTGCAGGGTCTGGAGAAGTCCTACAAGGAGCTGCATGTGCTGCGCGGCGTGGACTTCGATGTGGCGCGGGGAAGCATTTTCGCATTGCTCGGCTCGAACGGGGCGGGCAAGACCACGGTCGTGAAAATCCTGTCCACGCTACTCGGTGCCGACGCGGGAACGGCAGGCGTCAACGGCTTCGACGTCGCCACGCAACCGGCGAACGTGCGGGAGTCCATCAGCCTCACCGGACAATTCGCCGCCGTCGACGAAATCCTCAGCGGGCGTGAGAATCTCGTGCTGATCGCCCACTTGCGGCGCTTGAAGGACCCGGGCCGGATCGCGGATGACCTGCTCGAGCGTTTTTCGCTGACCGACGCGGCCACGCGGAAGGTGTCGACGTATTCGGGTGGCATGCGCCGCCGCCTCGACATCGCCATGAGCCTCATCGGGAATCCGTCGGTCATCTTCCTCGACGAGCCCACGACCGGGCTCGACCCCCAGGCGCGCATCGAGGTGTGGCAGACCGTCAAGGAACTCGCCGAGCACGGCACCACGGTGCTGCTCACGACGCAGTATCTCGACGAGGCCGAACAACTCGCCGACCGGATCGCGATCCTGCACGAGGGCCGGATCATCGTGAACGGCACCCTCGCCGAACTCAAGCAACTCCTCCCGCCGGCCAAGGTCGAGTACGTCGAGAAGCAGCCGACCCTCGAGGACGTCTTCTTCGCCATCGTCGGTGACGAAGGCAAGGACGGCGATGCCGCAGCATCGGCACGGATGAGCAAGGAACAACGATGA
- a CDS encoding DUF1048 domain-containing protein: protein MFIEKVIGDIGDKRRWWQYKARAKQLPESYRTAVDACERYLNYFGSGGGVSLFEDLVDLFEQSAADRTPIRAVVGEDPVEFIEAFARNYQEESWINRERERLISAIDRAAGEDTGNEGRAGR, encoded by the coding sequence ATGTTCATTGAAAAGGTGATCGGCGACATCGGCGACAAGCGGCGGTGGTGGCAGTACAAGGCGCGCGCGAAACAGCTTCCCGAGAGCTATCGCACGGCAGTCGATGCTTGCGAGCGGTACCTGAACTACTTCGGATCGGGTGGCGGCGTTTCGCTGTTCGAGGACCTTGTCGATCTGTTCGAGCAGAGCGCGGCGGACCGAACCCCGATCCGCGCGGTCGTCGGGGAGGACCCTGTGGAGTTCATCGAGGCGTTCGCCCGGAACTACCAGGAGGAGTCGTGGATCAACCGCGAACGGGAACGGCTGATCAGCGCCATCGACCGGGCAGCCGGAGAAGACACCGGAAATGAAGGCAGGGCCGGTCGATGA
- a CDS encoding PadR family transcriptional regulator: MGKQITEMLKGTLEGIVLAILFVRPAYGYEITAWLRDQGFSDIAEGTVYALLVRIEKRGLVDVEKVPSEKGPPRKVYSLNAQGQEYLDEFWRTWSFLSERLEQLHEGGK; this comes from the coding sequence ATGGGCAAGCAGATAACGGAAATGCTCAAGGGCACGTTGGAAGGCATCGTCCTCGCGATCTTGTTCGTGCGGCCCGCGTACGGCTACGAAATCACGGCGTGGCTGCGGGATCAGGGCTTCTCCGACATCGCCGAAGGCACCGTCTACGCCCTGCTCGTCAGGATCGAGAAAAGGGGCCTGGTCGACGTGGAGAAGGTCCCGTCGGAGAAGGGGCCGCCGCGCAAGGTGTATTCCCTCAACGCGCAGGGACAGGAATATCTCGACGAGTTCTGGAGGACCTGGAGCTTCCTCTCCGAACGGCTCGAACAGCTCCACGAAGGAGGCAAATAA
- a CDS encoding alpha/beta fold hydrolase, whose product MRARRRCRSGGQGVDRVLVVGWSYGAFVAAHWASRNPDRAVGAVLVEGAQPYDWMDEAMEARIRKLFKRLGWFTPLLRPTGLTPRLSAAQQADCNIELGWLARESELGPVLDNIAVPARYVVASGSSFGSKGDEQERIRAGLDAVTVRNPNIQISAKVASNHDHILRKDFRAVADAAREVAALDQEVSSI is encoded by the coding sequence GTGCGTGCGCGACGTCGATGCCGTTCTGGCGGCCAGGGGGTGGACCGGGTGCTGGTGGTGGGCTGGTCCTACGGGGCGTTCGTCGCGGCGCACTGGGCCAGCCGCAATCCTGACCGTGCCGTGGGCGCGGTCCTGGTCGAGGGCGCGCAGCCGTATGACTGGATGGACGAGGCCATGGAGGCGCGGATCCGGAAGCTGTTCAAGCGGTTGGGCTGGTTCACGCCGCTGCTGCGCCCGACGGGCCTGACCCCGCGGCTGAGCGCCGCGCAGCAGGCGGACTGCAACATCGAGCTCGGTTGGCTCGCCCGCGAGAGCGAGCTGGGTCCGGTGCTGGACAACATCGCTGTCCCGGCGCGGTATGTGGTTGCTTCGGGGTCGTCGTTCGGAAGCAAAGGTGATGAGCAGGAACGGATTCGCGCCGGCCTCGATGCGGTGACTGTCCGCAACCCGAACATCCAGATCAGCGCGAAGGTCGCCAGCAACCACGACCACATCCTGCGCAAGGACTTCCGCGCCGTCGCCGACGCCGCACGCGAGGTCGCCGCCCTCGACCAGGAGGTTTCGTCGATCTGA
- a CDS encoding APC family permease yields MVSPVDVVKRLVLGRPFRSDRLGETLLPKRLALPIFASDPLSSVAYATQEILLILTLGGLAYIHMAPWVGGAVVVLLAVVVLSYRQVVQAYPSGGGSYEVVAKNLGPIPGLVVAAALLVDYVMTVAVSIAAGVDNIISAVPDLNAHRVAINIGFIALLTAMNLRGVRESGRAFAVPTYAFVAGVMLMVVVGLGKALFGDAPVAESAHYEIRAEQVGLSTAALAFLVLRAFSSGCTALTGVEAISNGVPAFRKPKALNAARTMSAMGLISIAMFSGVTALAMISHTRVTENACDLIGFPGDCHTDPQRTVIAQIAAAVFGGNSIAFYYLMVMTALILILAANTAYNGFPLLNSILAQDRYMPRQLHTRGDRLAFSNGIILLAVIAGTLIYAFDGSATRLIQLYIVGVFTSFTLCQAGMVRHWNRELADATTPAERRRIHQARAINAFGACFTGVVLVVVMITKFTHGAYLVVIAIPVLVVLMYLIHRHYTRVRAELTVEDGDEETLPPRVHAVVLVSGWTKASRRAVQFARATRPDTLTAITVNVDDAETRLLSQDWERHNVIIPLIVVESPYREITRPVLDYTKRLRKAGPRDVISIFIPEYVVGRWWENLLHNQSSLRLKARLLFEPGVMVTSVPWQLQSSNRRDLSREEHSPGEIRRGITGSHPGGE; encoded by the coding sequence GTGGTTTCACCGGTCGACGTGGTCAAGCGTCTTGTTCTCGGGCGCCCGTTTCGTAGTGACCGGCTCGGTGAGACGTTGCTGCCGAAGCGACTGGCGCTGCCGATCTTTGCCAGTGACCCCTTGTCGTCGGTGGCGTATGCGACGCAGGAGATTCTGCTCATCCTCACCTTGGGTGGGCTCGCCTACATCCATATGGCACCGTGGGTCGGCGGCGCGGTCGTCGTCCTGCTCGCGGTTGTCGTGCTGTCCTACCGGCAGGTCGTGCAGGCATATCCGTCCGGCGGCGGCTCCTATGAAGTAGTCGCGAAGAACCTGGGACCGATCCCAGGGTTGGTGGTGGCTGCGGCATTGCTGGTCGACTACGTGATGACCGTGGCGGTATCGATCGCGGCAGGAGTGGACAACATCATCTCCGCGGTGCCCGACCTGAATGCGCATCGAGTCGCGATCAATATCGGGTTCATCGCGTTGCTGACCGCGATGAACCTGCGCGGTGTACGGGAGTCGGGTCGCGCGTTCGCGGTGCCGACGTATGCGTTCGTCGCCGGGGTCATGCTCATGGTCGTCGTCGGTCTCGGCAAGGCGCTGTTCGGGGACGCACCGGTCGCCGAAAGCGCCCACTATGAGATCCGCGCCGAGCAGGTCGGCCTCAGCACCGCGGCGCTGGCCTTCCTGGTGTTGCGTGCGTTCTCCTCCGGATGTACCGCCCTGACCGGTGTCGAGGCAATCTCCAACGGTGTGCCCGCGTTCCGCAAACCCAAGGCGCTCAACGCGGCCCGCACGATGTCGGCGATGGGGCTCATCTCGATCGCGATGTTCTCCGGTGTGACCGCACTGGCCATGATCTCCCACACCCGTGTCACGGAGAACGCCTGCGATCTGATCGGCTTCCCCGGTGACTGCCACACCGATCCACAACGTACGGTGATCGCGCAGATCGCGGCGGCGGTATTCGGCGGCAACAGCATCGCCTTCTACTACCTCATGGTGATGACCGCGTTGATCCTGATCCTGGCGGCCAACACCGCCTACAACGGGTTCCCGCTGCTGAATTCGATTCTGGCGCAGGATCGGTACATGCCACGCCAGCTCCACACCCGCGGCGACCGGCTGGCATTCTCCAACGGCATCATCTTGCTCGCCGTCATCGCGGGGACGCTGATCTATGCCTTCGATGGTTCGGCGACCAGATTGATCCAGCTCTACATCGTCGGTGTGTTCACCTCGTTCACGTTGTGCCAGGCTGGCATGGTCCGGCACTGGAACCGCGAATTAGCCGACGCCACAACACCTGCCGAGCGCAGGCGTATCCACCAAGCGCGGGCGATCAACGCGTTCGGGGCCTGCTTCACCGGTGTCGTCCTCGTCGTCGTCATGATCACCAAATTCACCCACGGCGCGTACCTGGTTGTCATCGCAATCCCGGTCCTGGTCGTGCTGATGTACCTGATCCACCGCCACTACACGAGGGTTCGCGCCGAACTCACCGTCGAGGACGGCGACGAGGAAACACTGCCACCCCGGGTGCATGCGGTAGTGCTGGTATCGGGCTGGACCAAGGCGTCGCGGCGTGCCGTGCAGTTCGCGCGTGCCACCCGACCGGATACCCTCACCGCGATCACCGTCAACGTGGACGACGCCGAAACCCGCCTGCTGAGCCAGGATTGGGAGCGCCACAACGTGATCATTCCGCTGATAGTGGTCGAGTCGCCGTATCGCGAGATCACGCGCCCGGTCCTGGATTACACGAAACGCTTGCGTAAGGCCGGCCCCCGCGATGTCATCAGTATCTTCATCCCGGAATACGTCGTCGGCCGATGGTGGGAGAACCTGCTGCACAACCAGAGCTCGCTCCGATTGAAAGCCCGACTGCTGTTCGAACCGGGCGTGATGGTGACCAGCGTGCCATGGCAGTTGCAGTCCTCGAACCGGCGAGACCTGTCGCGCGAGGAGCACAGTCCCGGCGAAATACGAAGAGGCATAACGGGTTCGCATCCTGGCGGGGAGTAG
- a CDS encoding ammonium transporter has translation MIETSRIAAIGIACVAAIAPVTARAEAPAEHDIEYKITSVERVVTTTLSGGTFVLDHDHSSFTIRDESGAPVMVVPTRFTVGDKVLTVDSALGKDAKELWLTPGELRPAAPAASPVASPVENQAAMAEFSTRLGLAATIGTFVGTAIGLVIGGVTGCIVGLPLFGVGCIPAAIAGAGIGGILGTIAAGGPVLVLSAVELIDALNAPDGTTKWAQNSSLKPAN, from the coding sequence GTGATCGAAACCTCGCGCATCGCGGCGATCGGTATCGCATGCGTTGCAGCAATCGCGCCGGTAACCGCCCGCGCGGAAGCACCCGCCGAACATGACATCGAGTACAAGATCACCTCGGTGGAACGTGTAGTGACAACCACGCTATCGGGAGGCACCTTCGTGCTCGACCACGATCACAGCTCGTTCACGATTCGCGATGAGAGCGGCGCACCCGTGATGGTCGTGCCAACGCGATTCACCGTTGGCGACAAGGTGCTCACAGTCGACTCCGCACTCGGCAAAGACGCAAAGGAGTTGTGGTTGACGCCCGGTGAGCTGCGACCCGCCGCGCCGGCCGCGTCGCCGGTCGCATCACCGGTCGAGAACCAGGCCGCGATGGCGGAGTTCTCGACCCGGCTCGGGCTCGCCGCCACGATCGGCACATTCGTCGGCACCGCGATCGGCCTGGTCATCGGAGGCGTTACCGGATGCATTGTCGGTTTGCCCCTGTTCGGGGTGGGCTGCATACCTGCCGCGATCGCCGGTGCGGGGATCGGCGGCATTCTGGGGACAATTGCTGCCGGGGGACCGGTCCTGGTGCTTTCGGCCGTGGAGCTGATCGACGCGCTCAACGCGCCCGACGGTACAACCAAATGGGCGCAGAACTCTTCGCTGAAACCCGCGAATTAG